The nucleotide sequence TAAATCTCCAGATTTGCCATGGAATACACGTCCGCAATCTGAGTACCGATTTTCCCGGTACAGAGGTAAAATCCCCTTGGGTGTATGCTTCTCTAAGTTTTGCATTTTCAAGGGGAACCCATTCTTTTTCCGTCGGTTCCTTCATTATTTTATCTCCTGCTTTATTCTGGAATAGCCCACCATCCCGGTTTGGTCTTGGCTTTATAAAGGAATAAGTAATGTAGTAGCAACTTGATCCAATGTCCAGCTAAGCCAATCTCTCCGGTTGTATACCTCAAAGATCTCCCGAATTTTGGGTACTTTTTGTAGTCAGGGACTACCGGATAAACTGTCATGGACACTGCTGTTCCGTCGAATAATCCTTTACCGGCCGATGCGACACAAGCCGCTCCCATCTCTGCCATCGAAGCGGTATGGCTCGGAGAGGGTTTTCCTTTTAAGATCATGTCCGCTATACTTCTTGCTACGGCGCGACCCATGGTTGCAGAAGGCATCCCCGTGCGAGGAGGAGTAGATGAAATTTGGACTCCTTCTTCCGTTTTCATCACCTTGGATATAGGATGAGGTGGAGCAAAGGCAATCCCGATAGCGAATAAGTTCTGATACGAAGGTGATTGATAGGTTCGCGGCCAATCTTCCGGCATCCATTGTTCGAATGGCTTCGCTTGGTAATTCGCATCGACTTTCATCATTCCATTTGGAGCAAAGAGAGTTTCGGTGATATCTTGACCGGATCTGGAATATGCTTTTAATCCTACTCCGGAAAAAGGAGGGATCAACATCGCAAAATCGCTGCGGACGAATCCGGATTCACCTTCTAACGTTACATAATGGATCGATCCCTTTTCTACCTTTGTAACGTGAGCGCGGGTCTTCCACTGAATATCCCTTTCTGCAAACAAGGACTCTGCGAAAATTTTGCTACTGGTGATATAGCCGCCTTGTTCTAGGTGCATTCCACCCATACCAAAATCACCTAATTCATACTCATTCGAGATCCACAGCAATCGAGCTCGGTCCCGTACTCCTGCCTTACGCAGTTCATAATCCACATTAAATAAATATTCGAACGCGGCTCCTTGGCAAGTGCACATCCCGTGCCCAGTTCCGATCACAAAGTTGAGAGTTTCTCCGGATTTCATTCGTTGTATCACTTCTTTTAATTTTTTACCCGCTTCTTCTGCGTGAGAATAAGTGCAAACGGATAAACTATTTCCGAACTGAGGACTCAAACCCGGAGTTGCATCGAAATTCAGTTTGGGACCGGTTGCGTTCACACAGAAGTCGTATTCGATCTCCTCACTCTTTCCTTGTTTCTCTCCCGCGACATATTCGATCGTCACGTAAGGTTTGTTTCTGTGAGTGCCACCTTCGGGATGTATACTAATCGCTTTCGCTTGTATGTACCGTATTCCTAATTTGTCGTAAACCGGTTTCAATGCGAATGTGACTTGAGAGGGTTTCATTGCACCTACTCCGACCCAAATATTGGAAGGGATCCAATTCCAGTGTGAGTTCGGTGTAATTACCACTACTTCATGCTTATTCTTTACGTACTTTTTCAGAAGTGTTCCGGCGGTATGTCCGGATATCCCACCCCCCAAAATTAAAGTTCTCATACACATTCTCCTCTAGGTATTTATTAAAAAATTAGAATATATCTTTCGTTTAGTTTTTACTCCTTCTTTCCGGAAAACCAATAGTAAAACGCGGGTACCACAAATCTACTGAGCACTGTTGCAGCGATCTCACCGAAAATCAAAGACACCGCGAGACCCTGGAAAATAGGATCGAACAACATTACGGATGCTCCGACAATCACTGCTGCCGCAGTTAAAAACATTGGACGGAACCTTACTACGCCGGCATCCAATACCGCTTTTTTCAACGGTTTGCCCGCTTCCAATTCGGCTTGTATAAAATCCACCAGAATGATGGAGTTCCGAACTATTATCCCTGCCCCGGCAATGAATCCGATCATGGAAGTGGCTGTGAAATACGCTCCTGAAATCAAATGTCCCGGTATGATCCCTATTAAAGAGATAGGGATCGGAGCCATAATAATGATGGGGAGTTTATAATCTTGGAACCATCCTAAAACGAGAATATAGATCAGTACCATAACGACGGCGAACGCACCACCAAGATCCCGAAAGACCTCATACGTTATGTACCATTCCCCATCCCATTTTATTACGGGATGTTTCGTGTTCCACGGAACTTCCGAAGTGAATATCGGATATTGTATTTTCGGGGTAAGGGAAAGGATCCCGTATACTGGAGCTTCTTCTTTTCCTGAAAACTCCGCAGTAACGTACTCCAGCGGTTTTAAGTTTTTACGATGTAGTATCTTAGAAGGTGAGATTTCTTCCTTACCGATCAGGAACTTAGGAGAAACCGAACCCCCGTATTGGGAAGATAGATCCCAATTGGAAAACGACCTAGGAGAAGATCGGAAATCGTTTGGAACGGAAAGGTCGACGGAAATATCCTCGGGATGTTCCGATTCCGAAAGATAGAATATCGAATTTTCTCCAAAAAAGAATCCGGCATTACGTGCTAGTATGTAAGAAGGAATTCCAACTATTCCTCCTTTTCCGAATTCGAAAGGAACCTTTATCTTGGGTCTTGTTTCGGAAAGACTGGAATCCAAGTCCACAATCCCTTCTTGATTTTCAGCAATGGATCGGATTTCTTTGGCAACGCGGATCCTTTCTTTTTCACTAGGACCGTAGATTTCTACAACGAGTGTCGATAGTACAGGCGGTCCAGGTGGTATTTCTAGAACTTTACTCAGAACGGTGTTCTCACTGCTGAATTGTTTCAGAATGGGGCGGATCGATTCTATGATCTCATGACTTTTTTTCTTTCTAGAATCCTTTTCCTTAAGAACGATATGCAAATCAGCTTTCCATTCATCTCTTCGTAAAAAGGTATGCTTAACCATTCCGGAAAAAGAGAAGGGTGCAGGCTCTCCCGCAAAAATTTGGATCTTCTCAACGTTCTCCTCCGCTAAAAGCCGCTTCGCAAGATCGGAACTTAACTCTACTGTTTTGGAAAGGGGAGTTCGAGGATCATAGTCCAAGAGAATTTGGAACTCGTCCTTGTCGTCGAATGGTAGCATTTTTACTTTCACGATCTTAAAAGCGACAAGAGAGACAGCGATCGAAAATAGAACCAGAATTAACAGAACCATTTTCGCCAAGTTTTTCTTGGATTGCAAAAGCCAACCGGCAATCCTTAGATATAAGGCGTCTAACTTAGATATTTTTCTTTCGGATTCCGATCCGGTATGCTCTTTCAGCAGCCTTAAACTAACCCAAGGGATGACAGAAAATGCAACTATGAGCGATAGGATCATGGCAAGACTCGCTCCTACCGGTATCGGTTTCATATATGGGCCCATCAGTCCTCGGACAAATGCC is from Leptospira sp. WS58.C1 and encodes:
- a CDS encoding NAD(P)/FAD-dependent oxidoreductase, yielding MRTLILGGGISGHTAGTLLKKYVKNKHEVVVITPNSHWNWIPSNIWVGVGAMKPSQVTFALKPVYDKLGIRYIQAKAISIHPEGGTHRNKPYVTIEYVAGEKQGKSEEIEYDFCVNATGPKLNFDATPGLSPQFGNSLSVCTYSHAEEAGKKLKEVIQRMKSGETLNFVIGTGHGMCTCQGAAFEYLFNVDYELRKAGVRDRARLLWISNEYELGDFGMGGMHLEQGGYITSSKIFAESLFAERDIQWKTRAHVTKVEKGSIHYVTLEGESGFVRSDFAMLIPPFSGVGLKAYSRSGQDITETLFAPNGMMKVDANYQAKPFEQWMPEDWPRTYQSPSYQNLFAIGIAFAPPHPISKVMKTEEGVQISSTPPRTGMPSATMGRAVARSIADMILKGKPSPSHTASMAEMGAACVASAGKGLFDGTAVSMTVYPVVPDYKKYPKFGRSLRYTTGEIGLAGHWIKLLLHYLFLYKAKTKPGWWAIPE
- a CDS encoding efflux RND transporter permease subunit, with the protein product MHQETKKDNAEGFAGVLAGKFIRSKLTPIFAAVSIFAGILAVYLTPKEEEPQISVPMVDIAFFSPQYSAKEMERKVTEVVERAVWGLEGVEFVYSATQDHKSMITVRFKVGEPLEPSLVKVHHKILGIKNQLPPNTSEPSVNSFTIDDVPFLAFTFSSTEKDDYSLRSLIAPLARELSSTPDLSKVELLGGRKKSVRVIADPDRMRQYGVDFLQLSESLKMNSSDFPAGKNWDPKKVYDIEIGSSIRNENDLKQIPVKQSWGRVIKLGDIARIYEGPEERTRQSLFFLKENPNTAENAVTIVFSKRKGTNVEALAGIIRERANEFAKDLPKEVKLTVVRDYGLTAGLKSKELIEHLLIATISVSVLIALWMGFRASLVVFVAIPVTLALTLFIYYFLNYTLNRVTLFALIFSIGILVDDAIVVVENIERHLSFAGKRGKVKAILDAVSEVGNPTILATFTVIAAILPMAFVRGLMGPYMKPIPVGASLAMILSLIVAFSVIPWVSLRLLKEHTGSESERKISKLDALYLRIAGWLLQSKKNLAKMVLLILVLFSIAVSLVAFKIVKVKMLPFDDKDEFQILLDYDPRTPLSKTVELSSDLAKRLLAEENVEKIQIFAGEPAPFSFSGMVKHTFLRRDEWKADLHIVLKEKDSRKKKSHEIIESIRPILKQFSSENTVLSKVLEIPPGPPVLSTLVVEIYGPSEKERIRVAKEIRSIAENQEGIVDLDSSLSETRPKIKVPFEFGKGGIVGIPSYILARNAGFFFGENSIFYLSESEHPEDISVDLSVPNDFRSSPRSFSNWDLSSQYGGSVSPKFLIGKEEISPSKILHRKNLKPLEYVTAEFSGKEEAPVYGILSLTPKIQYPIFTSEVPWNTKHPVIKWDGEWYITYEVFRDLGGAFAVVMVLIYILVLGWFQDYKLPIIIMAPIPISLIGIIPGHLISGAYFTATSMIGFIAGAGIIVRNSIILVDFIQAELEAGKPLKKAVLDAGVVRFRPMFLTAAAVIVGASVMLFDPIFQGLAVSLIFGEIAATVLSRFVVPAFYYWFSGKKE